The segment AGGCAGATATCATCTTAAATGAACGTAAAATACCTGTTGTTCCTGATATTCTTGCAAATTCAGGGGGTGTGATTGTTTCTTACTTCGAGTGGGTGCAGGATGTTCAATGTTTTTTCTGGTCTGAAAAGGAAGTGAATACGAGGCTAAAAGACCTTCTTGACCATGCTTATGAAGAGGTCTGTAATCTTTCTTTGGAAAGAGGATACAGTTTTCGTCTGGCGGCTATGGTATTGGCCGTTAAAAAGGTAGCAGACGCAATATCGGTAAGAGGTGTGTATCCGTAAAGAGAAATGAGTAATTTTACCATGACTTTAACAAAAGATCAGCGAATAATGTGTTTTGTCATTTCTGTAGCTCCGTGTCCCTGTAGTTGTTATCCACGGAAATGTAAGGATAATTTTTGAGGATAATCCGATGTTACAATATGAAAACTTTAATGATACAGAAGCAATGTTAATAGCAATACATCTCGAAGAAGAAGGTTTGGAATTTTATTCTACAATAGCAAAGAATGTCAAATGTGATAAGGTAAGAGAAACTTTTTCACAACTGGCTTCAGATGAAAAAGAACATCTTGCACAATTTCAAAAGGTACATCTGGATTTGTCCCCTTTGGCAAATCCGGTTGGTGACTACGAAGACTGCATGGTAGACCTGTATCTGAAATATTTGGTGGATACAGGTGTTTTTACAAAAAAAGGGGAAGCAAAGAGACTTGCTAATGAAATAAACACAGATACAGATGCCTTGAAAGTCGGTATTCAGGCGGAGGAGGCGGCAATTCATTATTACTGTGAAGCAGCAAAAAAAACCAAACACAAAAAAGGAAAAAAAGTATTTAAACAACTGGCAAATGAAGAAAGAAGGCATCTTGCATTACTTACAAAGCATTTGAAGGAATCGGAAAAGGCGGTGTGAGTGATTCTGCCTGACCAAAAAAGAGATGCCTGGCAGAGAGTGTGTGGATAAATCAAAAACTAATATCATAATTGATACACTGCTGTTTCTTTGTATAATAGCAATTATAGGCATTGGAATGCTTATGAAATTTATTTTATTGCCAGGCAAAGAAACAGTTGCCGTATACGGTGAACAAGTACAGGTGTTTTTCCGGGGAATGGACCGTCATGAATGGGGAGCTATTCATCTTGCTGTTGTATACGTCTTTCTTGGCTTATTAACTCTTCATATCATCCTTCACTGGAAGATGATAGTTGCTATGTATCACAGATTAATAGGGAACAAGGTTGCAAGATGTATGGTCTTGGTGTTGATTGCTGTTATTGGCGTATTCCTTGCGGTCTTCCCTTTGTTTATAGAGCCTGAGGTGCAGGAGAAGGTCAGAAAGGACAGGCATCGGCAGAGGGGTATGATAGATGAACTGAAAAGCATAAAATAAGGAAGTAACAGAAAGGAGGAAAAATTATGAAAAAAGGAATCAGGAAGCACAAAAGGATGCTGTTTGCTGTATGCAGTATAGGTTTAATTGCATTACAGGGATTATGCGTTCGGGAAACAAAAGCCACCGAAGCTGTTACCCGGCAAAGGGACATAGGGGAGACCAGTTATGCACGTGTTGCGATAACGGAGCCTTTTGAGGTCACGAAGGCCCGGATGAAGGAAGCAAGACCGGAAATAATGAAGCGCCATGTGGACTTATTGAATGAACGTTATGATTTGAGCGACAGGCCAGCTAAAGATGTTGCCATGTCCCGGGGAAAACCGGTACAGGAAGGAGTGCGGGTGAAACTTCCCAAAGGTGTTACCTGGGAACAACTTGCAGAGATGTCACCGGAAGAGATTTATGACAAGGATCTGTTTCCCAAAGGATTTCTGCCGCTTCCGCATCCAAACCATGATGAAGGCGGTATGGTCTTCCCGAAGTTTCATATTGAGGAAATCAAAAGGCAGGAAGGGCGGGATCTGACCCGTTTTGATCTTGATTTTGATTTGCCGGATCATCTGTTACCTGAGTTTCCGCCACCGGTATTTTTAACAACGCGTCCGGATCTGGGTGATGTCTCCCGTGGCAAACTTATAACCGTTGATAACTTTTACGAGTTATTTAACGGAATATTAAACCCAAAGCAGATAGAAGGGCTGAGGCTTCTGGTAACACCTTTTCCGCAGCAGCAATTTAATATGACGGAGGATCGACGTTCGGAACGGCCTCACCCCGGAGTTAGCTGTTTTGATTGTCATGTAAATGGCCATACGAACGGAGCCACGCATCTTGCCGGTGATGCACGTCCGCAGAAATTCCGCCGCCGGATTGATACCCCCACATTGCGGGGAGTAAAGATTCAACGGTTATTTGGTTCACAGCGGGCATTGAAAAGTATTGAGGATTTTACAGAATTTGAGCAGCGCGCCGCATACTTTGACGGGGACCCTGTCATTGCGACGAAAAAAGGGGTGAATATCCTTGAGCGGGGAAGCCAGGTACATTTTATGGCTGAGATGCAGGCACTGCTGGATTTTCCGCCTGCCCCGAAACTGAATCTCTATGGAAAGCTGGATCCGAAAAAAGCAACGGAGGCAGAACTTCGGGGGCAAAAGGTATTTTTTTCAAAAGCCCAGTGTGCTGTTTGCCATATACCACCATTCTATACTGATAATCTCATGCATAATCTTCGGACAGAAAGATTTTATAAATCCCGCGTGATTAACGGACGCATGGCAAGTGCAGACGGTCCTATCAAGACATTCCCGCTTCGCGGAATCAAGGATTCACCACCGTACCTGCATGACGGAAGATTGCTGACCCTTGAAGATACAGTTGAATTCTTTAATCTGATCCTTGAAACAAAGCTCACAAAGGAAGAAAAAGAAGATCTTGTAGCCTTTTTACGGGCATTCTAGAAGGAGATCGTTATGTTAAACAGGCGTGAATTTCTGGCGATTGCAGGCGCAGGTAGCGCCGCTGTTTTAATTAATTTTGACATTCCATTATTTGAACCAGGAGAGGAGAAAAAAGATATGTCGTATACTGCAAAGGATTATTCGAAACTTATTGGCATGGAAGGATTCAGTGAAACATTGCTGAAAAATCATTTTACTCTCTATCAGGGGTATGTGACTAATACAAACAAGGTTATTGAAACGCTTCATCAGATGCTCAAAGAAGGGAAAACGGCTACACCGGAATTTTCCGAATTAAAAAGAAGGCTGGGATGGGAATTCAACGGGATGAGGCTTCATGAATATTATTTTGAAAATCTCGGCGGGAAAGGCGGAATTCATAAAGAGGGGAAGCTTGCAAAGAAGATGGCAGAAGATTTTGGAGATTACGGTATGTGGGAAAAAGACTTCAGGGCGATAGCTGCAATGAGGGGAATTGGATGGGCAGTTCTTTATCAGGACAATATGAACGGGAAACTGATTAACTTCTGGATAAATGAACATGATGTTTCCCACCCTGCCGGATGTAATCCCCTGTTGATACTCGATGTCTTTGAACATGCCTTTATGATTGACTACGGGCTTAAGAGGGCAGATTATATAGAAGCATTCTTTAAAAATATCAATTGGGCGGCAGCAGAGGCAAGATTAAAATAATACCGGAATGATTTTTTTATTCAAATGGCTTTTAACTATCAGGGACAAACATCCCCTTCAATAGATATATGGTGATGTTTGTCCTGCTTCAGGTGGATATAAAGTTGCTTTCAAAGCCGCCTGGTTACGGAGGAGGAATAGTGATGAATGTTGTTATTTGGATGCTTAGCGGTGTTATTGCAGGCTGGCTTGCGGGGCTGATAATCAGAGGCAGAGGTTTCGGGCTCGTTGGCGACTTGATTATCGGGATACTGGGAGGTATACTTGGGGGCTGGCTCTTCGCTTTCTTTGGTCTTATTGTTATAGGGATTATTGGAAATATCCTGGCAGCGGTAATTGGAGGTGTTGTGCTGGTAACCATTGTTCGTACCTTGCGCCGTGCATAAGAAGTATTTCGGTTTTTTCATCTTTATTTATGCAACATCATCCCATGAATCACAGACAGGTTCTTTTATAACAGGGAAAAGGGGCAATTATGAAAAAATCTTTAGGTGCAAAAGCTATTCTGTATCCAACACCGGTTCTCATCATTGGTTCATATGATAAAGACGGGAAACCAAATGCAATGAATGTAGCCTGGGGAGGCCTTTGCTGTTCCAACCCGCCGAGTGTTGCTATTTCCCTCAGGAAAGCTACGTATAGTTACGGTAATATTACGGAAAAAAAGGCTTTTACGGTTAATATTCCATCACAAAACTATGTAAAGCAGGCGGATTATTTTGGAATTGCATCCGGTGGAAAAGAGGATAAGTTTTCAGTTACCGGACTTACTGCTGTCAAAAGCGATTTTGTGGATGCCCCCTATATCAGCGAGTTTCCGCTTGTTTTGGAATGCAAATTGACACATACAATTGAAATAGGATTACATACGCAGTTTATTGGTGAAATTGTTGATATAAAAGCTGAAGATTCTGTACTTGATGAAAACATGTCAATCGATGCAGAGAAGATACACCCGGTGCTTTATGCCCCCGAGACACGTGCTTATTATGGTATGGGTGAATATCTTGGTAAGGCGTTTTCGATAGGTAAGCAGTTGTAACGAAATAGTAGATAATAATTTCTGTTATTTGACAAGATTGCGAAAAAGAACAAGATACTGGTTGTTGTCGACAATACCTTTGCAACGCTTTTTTTTCAAAAGCCTCTGAAACAGGGATAACCGGTGAGCTTATCCGGATATCTGCAGGAATTGAACATAAGGAAGATTTAATTGACGATCTCGGGTGCGCTTTGACATAATACAATTTTAAAGCAGGAGAATCAGGAAGGAGGTTTCTATGATTGTAAGGCAGTTGCAGGAGTTTTTGGATACACAAGGTATTAAGTATATCACGATAAGCCATTCACGGTCTTTTACAGCGCAGGAAACAGCCGAATCTGCCCATATTCCAAAAAAAGAATTAGCAAAAGTGGTTGTTATAAAAATAGAGGGAAAGGTTGCCATGGCTGTTATTCCGGCTTCATGTAGGGTAGATATTGATCTTTTAAAAAAGGTCGTTGGTTCAGACAAGATTGAGTTTGCTAATGAAAGGGAATTCAAAGACCTGTTCACGGCATGCGAGCCTGGCGCTATGCCACCTTTCGGGAATCTTTATGGAATGGATGTGTATGTAACGGAAGAATTGATGGAAAATAAAGAGATTGTATTTAATGCCGGTACTCACAGAGAACTCATCAGGATGGCATATAAAGACTTTGAGAGATTGGTAAAACCCGAAATAGCGAAATTTTGTGCTGAGATTACTTAGGTATTGCAAAAGCAAGTATCCATCGTTTTAATGGCTGGCATGGAAAACAAAGGAGGTGCGTATGTTTCATTTGTATATCACAAAAGAGGACAAGGACATTCTGGCGCGGGTCTTAGAGGAAAATATTTCTGAGCTACGCATGGAAATTGCAAATACGGACAGCATGGATTTCAGAGAGGATTTGAAAAGGCAAAAAGAGGCATTAATGAGAATTTCAGATGCATTACTGCAGGCAAAAGAGGAAGCCCTGTAAGTTATAGGATCTACCAGATGAAACCGAACAGAATATGGTGAAAGTAGAGTTTTTTGCACGACAGAGCGGCCTCTTCTTTTCATTGCTATCCCTATCATTGTCATTGCGAGGAACGAAGTGACGAAGCAATCTCACGGTTATGGAAAGGGGATGCTTCAGGCTCCGCCTTCGCAATGACGGTTGCGGCAGGGAGGGGATTGCTTCGGAAAAGGCCCTCGCAATGACCGATGGGTAGTCTTTATCAGTTGGAACATGTTCAGTTTGATACTTTGAGTACTATCCAGTGTATATGCCATGGAGCATTATTTGTCATGACAAATCAATATACTCCCGAAAAGAAACATGCAGAGGTCATAAAATTGCCAGCAGCCAGATACCAGGGTGGGGTATCCGTGGAAGAGGCCTTACTGAAAAGGCGGTCTGTCCGGGAATATCAGCATGAACCATTATCACTCGCTGAAGTTTCACAACTTCTTTGGGCTGCCCAAGGGATAACGGGGCCGCATGGTATAAGAACAGCACCTTCAGCCGGGGCCCTGTATCCGCTTGAAATATATCTTGTTGTTGGACGTGTACATGAACTGCCGAAAGGGGTTTACAAATACCAGCCATACGGCCATGAGCTGATAAGGAACGGGGAAGAAAATCAACTGCCCGGATTAGCAACTGCTGCTCTTGAGCAAAACTTCATCAGGGAAGCAGCAATTGCGATTGTTTTTTCAGCACTCTATGAGCGGGTAACGATGAAATACGGCGAGCGGGGAATAAGATATGTCTATATGGACCTGGGACACAGCGCTCAAAATGTTCATCTGCAAGCTGTTTCATTAAACCTTGGAACCGTTGTTGTCGGGGCTTTTTATGATAATGAAGTGAAAAATATTATTGGGATACCCGGCGAAGCACAGCCCCTTTGTATAATGCCGGTAGGAAGGATCCTGCAAAAGTAATCAGCGTACTGCGATAGTTATGGAGGAGAAGAATGAGGATTGGCAAGTTGTTTTTAATGCTACTATGCATCTTTATTGTGACAATTACCGCTCCTGCTTATGCAACTGAAGAACCAGATTCTCTTTACACACGCATTCTGGAACGATATGTAACGGAAGACGGATTGGTTGATTACCAGGCAATCAAAGATGACCAGGCATTCGAAAAATATATTGAATATCTTTCAAAAACAGACCCTGATACGCTGCCATCTGATAAACATGAACTGGCTTTTTGGATTAATGCTTATAATGCATTCAATATCAAAGGGGTACTGGAAGAATACCCAATAAAGAGCATCCTTAATGTGGGATTGTTTCCAAACAGTTTCTTTGTCTTCAAGAAATTTCATACCAAAAAAGGAATGACTACTTTAAGAAGAATAGAAAGAATGCTGAGGGAATTTCAGGAGCCCGGAGTGCATTTTGCCCTTACTTCTGCTTCCATGAGCTGCCCAAAATTACGAAGAGAGCCATATAAGGCAGAAAAACTGGAAAAACAGCTGAATGATCAGGCAGTAAATTTTATACAAGACAAGGACAGGAATTATCTCGACAGGGAAAATAATATTCTCTATCTCTCTGCTGTTTTTAAATGGTATGAAAATGATTTTGTTAAAAAAGGTGAAAGATTAGAGGATTATGTCATATCATTTTTAAACCCTGATGATGCGAAGTATATTATGGACCACAAGGTAGAAGTAAGATACCTTGATTACGACTGGAGCCTGAACGAATACAAGCCAGAACTATAAAAATACCTTTGGCGGGATAGTTTCGTACGTTGGTCTTTCTTAATGATAAAAAATTACCATCGCACATTGGCCGTTATGCCTGGCAGGGCTACCTGCTGATACTCCCTGTTCTCAAAACGTTAAACCGCAGGATGATAAAAAGTGTCAGTGATACGGCAAATATGAATATACTGATTATTTGGGCTATCGTTAAATAATTAAAAAACAAAGGATTATCTCCCCGTAAAGACTCCATAAAAAACCTGATTACAGGATAAAGTATTCCGAAGAGCAAAAAGACCTCTCCTTCTTTCCTCCGGTATTTGAAAAATATACTAAGGGTAAAGAAAAGTGCAATATTTAAAAAAAACGAGTAAAGTTGTGTAGGATGGATTGAGAGGGAGTGGGTATCGGAAAGCTGAACCAATCCAAGTTCATAGTGATGAAGAAATGCCGGACTGCCATCTATTATACCCATTTTATCCGTTGTCCTCGGGAATTGAACTGCCCATGGTAGGTGTGATGCAATTTTTCCAAAACAACAACCGTTAAGGAAGCATCCGATACGGCCAAAGGCAAGTCCTAACACACCGGAAGGGATAAGAATATCAAGCACCTTAAGAAAAGGCCATTGGTGTTTTTTGACAAAAATATAGCCAACAATGAATGCGGCAAGCAATCCTCCGTAATAGACCAGACCACCTTCATAAATCTTAAAGATACTGAGAAGGTCATCCTTGTAACTATCGAAAAACTGAATTACAAAAAACAACCTTGCCCCAAATATTCCTCCACAAAGCATATAGATTCCAAGATCAGTAATTTTACCCGGGTCTATATTTTCCTTCTGAGCCCTCCACCTGGCAAGGTAAATTGCTATGAGGAAAGCAATCATCAGCATAAATCCGTAAGAATATACAGGGATGGTTTTCTGGAGGAGGGGGATGGGGATTTCAAATAAGATTTTTCTCATAATTCAAGAGATTTAATAAGCCGATTGTATTCATCGACAAGAATAATGTTTGGCTTCCAGTTCCTCGCGTCTTTATCTTCAAGAAGGCAGTAAGAAATAATAATAACCCGGTCACCCGGTTGTGCCCATCGTGCTGCAGCTCCGTTGAGACAAATAGTGCCTGAATTACGTTCCCCTTCAATGACGTAAGTTTCTATCCTTGTCCCGTTATTAATATTAAGCACCTGCACTCGCTCATAAGGCAACATATCCACCATATCAAGGAGAGCCTTGTCTATGGTGATACTGCCTTGATAAGCAAGGTTGGTTTCCGTTACTTTTGCAGCATGGATTTTTGCTTTACACATCTCCCTTAACATAGCTTCTCCGTAAATACTATTCTATTAACCGTAATTATCATTCCAGCGGAGGATAGTAACTCCTGACGCATATCTTGACCAGATCGACAATTTCAGGGTCTTTCAGCTTTCCTTTAAAGCCTGGCATCTTTCGCTTGCCGTTAGCAACTGCGATAATCAATCTCGAATCGGAAGCATTATCCTGCCATTTGGTTTTCGTGAAATTGGGGACTTTAAAAAATAATCGCCCGATAAGAGTGCCTTTTCCGTTTGCCTTGTGGCACGACTGGCATTCCCGCTCATATACTGCCCAGATACCTCCTCTTTCAGAAAGCGGTGGCTGTCTGGAGCACCCATAACTTACTAAAGTACTGAAACCAATAACGGTTAAAGCAAATAATGTGCTGTATTTCTTCATCACTTTCTCCCGGTTTTTGATGAAATCTTGTTAAAAATCCTGTAAAATATCTGCGTTTCAGGTACCGTTTCTGACAGCGGGATTCCCAAACGATAAATATGAAAGTGTATCAAAAAACACAGTATAATCAAGTCACATATTTTACTCCGTATTCCTTGATGCTATATTATCAGGGACTACCTTTACCTGAGTGGAAAGTTTGTACGTGTCTCCTGTTTCAGATATCAATTCAACTTCTCCCATGAAAGCGATAAATCCTTTTTGAGGAACAGGCACAAGGGCAGATGCCTGGCTGTTCCTATCCGTACAGGCTAATTCCTGGCTTGACCATGCATTGTTTCTAAAATCGCGTTCGTTGGACATGGCAGTCCACAAACGGATTTTTTTTAC is part of the Candidatus Jettenia sp. AMX2 genome and harbors:
- a CDS encoding cytochrome c; translated protein: MKKYSTLFALTVIGFSTLVSYGCSRQPPLSERGGIWAVYERECQSCHKANGKGTLIGRLFFKVPNFTKTKWQDNASDSRLIIAVANGKRKMPGFKGKLKDPEIVDLVKICVRSYYPPLE
- a CDS encoding DUF547 domain-containing protein is translated as MRIGKLFLMLLCIFIVTITAPAYATEEPDSLYTRILERYVTEDGLVDYQAIKDDQAFEKYIEYLSKTDPDTLPSDKHELAFWINAYNAFNIKGVLEEYPIKSILNVGLFPNSFFVFKKFHTKKGMTTLRRIERMLREFQEPGVHFALTSASMSCPKLRREPYKAEKLEKQLNDQAVNFIQDKDRNYLDRENNILYLSAVFKWYENDFVKKGERLEDYVISFLNPDDAKYIMDHKVEVRYLDYDWSLNEYKPEL
- a CDS encoding GlsB/YeaQ/YmgE family stress response membrane protein, which codes for MNVVIWMLSGVIAGWLAGLIIRGRGFGLVGDLIIGILGGILGGWLFAFFGLIVIGIIGNILAAVIGGVVLVTIVRTLRRA
- a CDS encoding ferritin family protein, whose protein sequence is MLQYENFNDTEAMLIAIHLEEEGLEFYSTIAKNVKCDKVRETFSQLASDEKEHLAQFQKVHLDLSPLANPVGDYEDCMVDLYLKYLVDTGVFTKKGEAKRLANEINTDTDALKVGIQAEEAAIHYYCEAAKKTKHKKGKKVFKQLANEERRHLALLTKHLKESEKAV
- a CDS encoding aspartate 1-decarboxylase, giving the protein MLREMCKAKIHAAKVTETNLAYQGSITIDKALLDMVDMLPYERVQVLNINNGTRIETYVIEGERNSGTICLNGAAARWAQPGDRVIIISYCLLEDKDARNWKPNIILVDEYNRLIKSLEL
- a CDS encoding cytochrome B6, whose translation is MKKGIRKHKRMLFAVCSIGLIALQGLCVRETKATEAVTRQRDIGETSYARVAITEPFEVTKARMKEARPEIMKRHVDLLNERYDLSDRPAKDVAMSRGKPVQEGVRVKLPKGVTWEQLAEMSPEEIYDKDLFPKGFLPLPHPNHDEGGMVFPKFHIEEIKRQEGRDLTRFDLDFDLPDHLLPEFPPPVFLTTRPDLGDVSRGKLITVDNFYELFNGILNPKQIEGLRLLVTPFPQQQFNMTEDRRSERPHPGVSCFDCHVNGHTNGATHLAGDARPQKFRRRIDTPTLRGVKIQRLFGSQRALKSIEDFTEFEQRAAYFDGDPVIATKKGVNILERGSQVHFMAEMQALLDFPPAPKLNLYGKLDPKKATEAELRGQKVFFSKAQCAVCHIPPFYTDNLMHNLRTERFYKSRVINGRMASADGPIKTFPLRGIKDSPPYLHDGRLLTLEDTVEFFNLILETKLTKEEKEDLVAFLRAF
- a CDS encoding YbaK/EbsC family protein gives rise to the protein MIVRQLQEFLDTQGIKYITISHSRSFTAQETAESAHIPKKELAKVVVIKIEGKVAMAVIPASCRVDIDLLKKVVGSDKIEFANEREFKDLFTACEPGAMPPFGNLYGMDVYVTEELMENKEIVFNAGTHRELIRMAYKDFERLVKPEIAKFCAEIT
- a CDS encoding SagB/ThcOx family dehydrogenase, translating into MTNQYTPEKKHAEVIKLPAARYQGGVSVEEALLKRRSVREYQHEPLSLAEVSQLLWAAQGITGPHGIRTAPSAGALYPLEIYLVVGRVHELPKGVYKYQPYGHELIRNGEENQLPGLATAALEQNFIREAAIAIVFSALYERVTMKYGERGIRYVYMDLGHSAQNVHLQAVSLNLGTVVVGAFYDNEVKNIIGIPGEAQPLCIMPVGRILQK
- a CDS encoding Fe-Mn family superoxide dismutase, which gives rise to MLNRREFLAIAGAGSAAVLINFDIPLFEPGEEKKDMSYTAKDYSKLIGMEGFSETLLKNHFTLYQGYVTNTNKVIETLHQMLKEGKTATPEFSELKRRLGWEFNGMRLHEYYFENLGGKGGIHKEGKLAKKMAEDFGDYGMWEKDFRAIAAMRGIGWAVLYQDNMNGKLINFWINEHDVSHPAGCNPLLILDVFEHAFMIDYGLKRADYIEAFFKNINWAAAEARLK
- a CDS encoding flavin reductase family protein codes for the protein MKKSLGAKAILYPTPVLIIGSYDKDGKPNAMNVAWGGLCCSNPPSVAISLRKATYSYGNITEKKAFTVNIPSQNYVKQADYFGIASGGKEDKFSVTGLTAVKSDFVDAPYISEFPLVLECKLTHTIEIGLHTQFIGEIVDIKAEDSVLDENMSIDAEKIHPVLYAPETRAYYGMGEYLGKAFSIGKQL
- the lgt gene encoding prolipoprotein diacylglyceryl transferase; the encoded protein is MRKILFEIPIPLLQKTIPVYSYGFMLMIAFLIAIYLARWRAQKENIDPGKITDLGIYMLCGGIFGARLFFVIQFFDSYKDDLLSIFKIYEGGLVYYGGLLAAFIVGYIFVKKHQWPFLKVLDILIPSGVLGLAFGRIGCFLNGCCFGKIASHLPWAVQFPRTTDKMGIIDGSPAFLHHYELGLVQLSDTHSLSIHPTQLYSFFLNIALFFTLSIFFKYRRKEGEVFLLFGILYPVIRFFMESLRGDNPLFFNYLTIAQIISIFIFAVSLTLFIILRFNVLRTGSISR
- a CDS encoding DUF4405 domain-containing protein, with the protein product MDKSKTNIIIDTLLFLCIIAIIGIGMLMKFILLPGKETVAVYGEQVQVFFRGMDRHEWGAIHLAVVYVFLGLLTLHIILHWKMIVAMYHRLIGNKVARCMVLVLIAVIGVFLAVFPLFIEPEVQEKVRKDRHRQRGMIDELKSIK